The following DNA comes from Camelina sativa cultivar DH55 chromosome 14, Cs, whole genome shotgun sequence.
tcaaaCCCTTTCCCCCTTTATAAGCTGAGCTTAACACCTATAGTAGctataaaatatcaaaacctTGGACCCTAGAACAACCCTGCGGGGTCCGAGCCCCTAAGAGCACTCCAATAGGACATATTTGATAGAGGAtcagaagaataaaaaaaaattaaaaaaaaaaaaaaatggagagatGAATGAAAAGTGTCTCTGCCTAGAACAATTAAGATACAACATCTATAGTTGtcattatttaattagttggacaaactaaaaaataattaaattattaaattattaaaagtattattatttaattttgttttgacaCCCCAACAACCTATATAACCGATGGATATGCCCTAATACCACTAAAGAGAAAGAACCTCAAAAAGCAAACTCCCAGTTTGAAGATAAttactttattaataaaatatatataacaaaccaatGAATGAGATGTTGAATATTCACATATGGGGATAAGATAAATAACATCTAATGAAACCAAGAAATTGAGATTCGCCGTGTTTCCACCATAAACTCTTTCCTCCTACAAGGATAATAGAAACAGATTAATCATGTGGAGGTTAAAGATAGATGTGGTGTCCATACATGAAGAAATGGTCATAGCTATAGAAGTCATGGACGAGATTGAAGACGTCATCATCAAGTTTCTCCCACGAGTAAGTCCactttatttatgttattgacctttctttcatatataaaaaaaaaaaaaaaaaaaaaaaaaaaaaaaaaaNNNNNNNNNNNNNNNNNNNNNNNNNNNNNNNNNNNNNNNNNNNNNNNNNNNNNNNNNNNNNNNNNNNNNNNNNNNNNNNNNNNNNNNNNNNNNNNNNNNNNNNNNNNNNNNNNNNaaaaaaaaaaaaaaaaaaaaaaaaaaaaagaaaaaaatcttatatacaTGATATAAGAAACTTGTCTTGGTGATTAAATATCAGCAGGTTGAAATAATCCTATTTGAGCTGACAGAATTGATTGGCATGTTCAATCAAGAATTGGTACATTTTGAAGAAATGGAGAAGTCCCTTTTCTCCATTCCTATCTTTGCGGTAAATCAATATCTTTAATACTCCTCTCATTATATTTGACCGGTCCGGTTTAATTAATCTATACCTTTGAAtggtttgattctttgtttgaaATTTAAGCTTTAAAGGCTAAAGTGGTGAAATGCTTGTTTTAATTAACAGGCCAAAGAAAGCAGCTTGAAGGTCCATTTTCTCCAGAAGAATAAAGAACAGAGGAAATCTTTGCaagttcataaatttttttctctaataacTCAAGAGTTGAGATATGTaactaaatattaattataatacataCTAGTGATATTTAAGGTCATAGATTCACATCTTAAGCTGTTGTTTTAAATGGAGGTAATGTTAGGAAGTTAAACCAAAATGTTCATGGGAACAGAAATTATCCTTGTAGGAGGAAAGAGTTTATGGTGGAAACACTGCGAATCTCAATTTCTTGGTTTCATTGGATGTTATTTATCTCATCTCCATATGTGAATATTCAacatctcatatatattttattaataaagtaaTTATCTTTAAACTGGGAGTTTGCTTTTGAGGTTCTTTATCTTCAAAAGTATGATACTCAGAGCGATGCTTATGGTGAGTTTTTACCGTTCTCCATGATTCTTGAGCTGATCCCAATGTGAACACCCGACACACATCAGAACTTCTTTTTAGAGGTATGCAGATTACTTTGTGTTTTCCTTCAACCGGACCGTAACCTAAAAAGATTGTTATGTCATTCCAGCTCAATCTCGGTTTGGGTAAAGTCAATAACTGTCTCTTGCTAGGGTTCCAAACTACAGGCGTTCCTGTTACTTAAAAGCAGATCAAGCCCTGGAAAGACTCCGTAGGGGGGAAGTAACTATTTCCTCCTGAGAATTTCATATGATAACGATAAATAGGCTGATCAGCTATAACTATTTCCTCATGAGAACATGAGTTAGACCTATTAGAATTCTGAAGTGAATGAAGATGTTGGGGAATCGAGGAAACAAACAACTTTTCATGTTCAAAGAAGCAAACCAAAAGACTCGGCTGCGTGGGTACCGAGTTTCGAACAACTTGATGAAATATGGATTGGTGGTGATTGATAAACAAAGCTTTGACACGCAACGAATCCTCGCAATAGATTTATCAGGCAGTTTAAAAGTATCTCTGAGGTTATATCTGTAGGAAAGGACGAAATTATTTTGGAGacttttatcttcttttctttttgttgctcCATCTTTGGTCAAAACCTAATTCTTTCCGGCTGCGTTGCTTTTgaccttttctgtatatatacACCAAATgcttaatattgtttttaaaataattaaagttgGGAACAGGAAAGAGACGGCAATCTCGTTTTAGGTATATTCATACTGTAAATTTCTTACCTGTGTACGCCAGAAGTTGTCTTTTTCTTGTTCCCAACTAGTGTCTTGTATTCACGTTATCTCCTCTGAATCCAAATTAACCAAACCAACGTCGTCTCTTGTCTTCACGTCGAGGCTGGAGAAGTTTTCTTATGCTAATAGGAAGAGAAGATAACATACGTATCAATGGCCagttaatgattttattttatttatttatttattattattttttttgtcaaatattttctttttattttattttattactttagttttttttttctataattatatcACTTATGTTGAATTGTTTATGGTATtgcattattaaaaatatatttacattcaacatatttttttaatggtttccTCCAAATTTTGGCTTGCTTGGCCTCTCGGCCAGCTCTGTTTTTTAtgcgtaatttttttttatgttgatcTCTTAAACTTCGAAACAAGGTATATGCATAATCTTGGTGCAATTTACTTCTAGGaagcaaaaagataaaaagcCATCAGAAAGGAAAGAAGTTACTACTATTGAACGGTTGATGATATTGAATATATTAAATGCAGTAGGGAAGTGGCAAGGGATGAAGATGAAACGGTAgaaaatcaaagttaaaaaggaaaacttacaaaaggaaaaaaaaattataaacttacaTAAATGATCACTCTAAGGGGGAAAAAACACCAAGAAGTTAAATTATTTCAAAGTTATTTGACTCTCAACGTGATTCGGGAAAGCATAGAGCGCATACATACGGCTTTTTAAAACTCCCTCCGCGATTCCTTTAAGTTCGAATCTTCTAAAGCTGTTTCTCAATgggtcacaaaataaaatataaccctTCTTATCAAACGTGGATGATACGTAAACAAACTCACCATCATGAGTGTAACCGTTTAGTTGGTAATAGATTTTCAATCTATCATCAAAGCAAGCACCTGGTGCAAGAACAACTTTACTCAACCACTTGTGTTTCTTTGCGTCTTCCAAAATGTACAATCTGGTACCATGCTTCCGGATGAGTTTACCATATTTCGTGACACAATTTTCAACACAAGCTAGCCTCCCCTCATAAGTCATCATGACCCTACTAATATTCTCTGATGGTAATTGCATCATATCGAATTTTTCATATCTGACATCAAAGCTCATTATAACCCAAACACGCTTATGATAAACATAGGCTATATAATATACAACCCCCTTGATGCATCGACCAGAAGTAGTATGATACTCAGAGCGATGCTTATGGCAAGTTTTTACCGTTCTCCatggttcttgttcttgagcTGATCCTAGTGTTAGCACCCGACACACATCAGAACTTCTTTTAAGAGGTATGCACATTACTTTGTGTATACCTTCAACCGGATCGTATCCTAAAAAGATTGCAATGTCATTCCAGCTCAATCTCGGTTTGGTTAAAGTCAATAACTGTCTCGTGCTAGGGTTCCAAACTATCGGCGTTGCTGATACATTAAAGCAGATCAAGCCCTGGACAGATTTCGTAGGAGGGAAGTTACTCTGCCCTTCTGGGAATTCCATATGATAACGATAAATAGGCTGAGAACAAGAGTAAGACCTTTTGGAATTCTGAAGTGAATGCTGATGCTGCGGAATCGAGGAAACAAACAACTTGTCATCTTCAATGAAGCAAATTAAAAGACTCAACCCTCGGTACCGATTTTTGAACACGTTAATGAAATATGGATCTGTTGTGATTGATAACCAAAGCTTTGACACGCAACGAAACCTTGCAACAGATTTCTCAGGCAGCGTTAAGAGTATCTCTGAGGTTAGATCTCTAGGAAAGGATTGTGATTGTGTACTTCTTTGCCTTTTGGagacttttctcttcttctctttttgttgcTCCATCTTTGGTCGAAACACTAATTTGTTCCGGCTACGTTGCTTATGACTTTTTCTTACGTGCTGACTGGTTCTCCAGCTAGTAGGTATTATACACATCGAATGctctagtcttttttttttttactggatattaatattaataaaatctcGATATCTTTCTCTATGCATCAAAATATCTTGTTATCCtcctattattattaataaaatctcGATATCTTTCTCTATGCATCAAAATATCTTGTTATCCTCctattattaataaaatctcGATATCTTTCTCTATGCATCAAAATATCTTGTTATCCTCCTATTATTAATTCCAAAATACACTTcgtaaaataactttttatttataagatttacCCATTTGAATAAACATTATAACTTGAAGTCATTATTTGTAAtatccaaaataatatatttaaaataattctaaaagaaattagtATTCACTTATccatattaacattttctaagtaaaaaattatattatttgaagTATATTTGATGTTTCATCCTTTAAGTtatacttattaaaaaaattatctacaaaattaattcataaaaaattgcacaaaaaacaataaataaaatatagaaaatcaatataatatatctaataaataataaaaatttatcaaaaaacttACAAACGAAAAGGTTTGCATTCAAgtgaaaaatataatcattaaCGATAATACCTTAAATATtatatctaaattattttaaaataaaagcatCCTACAATTAAGGTAAGATAATGAATCTAATATTTGATAATAACTATACTGTTCATATGAAACGATTTCCAGTTCTAGCGAGATGATTCGAAAAGGTTAAGATCTCATATGTTGTAAGATGCTAGGCCCACCCTGAAAGTTAATATCTCAATCTtgaaagttaataaaataactagattttaactcgcAGTACACCGCAGGAAAAtacatttaaactaaaatatgaaaattataagctgcatttttttgttaatttttgtttaatttatttagtgtttaaaattgtataagtgtattttgatagttaatattaggatttaacccgtagtATACAGAGaaataatttacttttacataatcataatttaatcaagttaattaaatatgtctaatattttaatattgataaatacTTTTAATGAATAATTGTGTACTACCAAAATAATGatatttcaaatttacattAATACTAATCCAAACCCGTGAAGCTATATAACCCTGTGAATTTGAATGatagaccaaaaataaaataagaagtaTTGAACCGagagaaaagtaaacaaaaagagggggagagacatttataaagcataaaaactttaaaaaagtcAGCTATTTTAGACTGTTTTCCATCAGCAAAAGAACGTAGAGGTCACAATCTTATCTTTCAGCTGTGGCATGGGATGATGGGAGGCATAGGAACTGCTCCAGATTTGGTGATCACTCCATGACATCTCGACATATTTCATCACAGTTGTATATGTGCAGCTGCCAAATGAGCATAGCAAATAGGTGCATCTTTTTATGTTGCTGGTGATACTAACTTGAGAATAGGGGTCAACATTATTTATAGGTGGATATATTCAACTTATAGGTGGACATATTCAACTTAATCTCATTAATCACCACATTCAattctaaaatactataattttgtcccaaatttctatatataaaatcgtataaaaacaaattaattaaaacaaattaataactataaaatcgcataatatatatatgggaatatgccaagtttatattattagattaattttgattgattataagtcattaattttttttaatatgattttatatatacaaattcgggacaaaattattgtattttagaattGAATGTGGTGATTAATTAGGAAGATAGAAAATCAAATGTAGCTGATTTATAGGCTcctcataaatttatattttaaatcgaTTATTGTAAAGAATTTGTAGAGAGATTTTAGGAGAATGAAATGTGGAaattttatttcagatttaataaggaaacaaattaggaatttttttttttgttttataattttattaaagaaaatattaaattacaatGGCATGAGATGTAAATAATTCTCAACTTCAAGCCTTCATTGCTAAAGttgctgtgaaaataataatatagattttaaaactaGTTTTCGGTTTTCTTACTAGACGTTACGTTCACCTCAATCATCGAATTAGCGCCTAGCAATTTCTAAAACAGGAAGTCAACCTAACAAAAGACAgcactatatttaaaaatacagaaattctCAAATTCATTGACAGTTTGACACCATTATATTGAATTAACTGCAAATAAAGATAGAATTCTTATTGTAGAACATTTAAACAAGGATAACAAGACTATAACCAttattgcaaaataaaataaaatcattggcACTGTGTTAGTATAGACATTTCATTGTTTATCACgattaatttttgagaaaatggtaattttatatattagcgTGACTTTATAACTTAGATTATGTCGAAATCAGATATACGAAAACGTCTAATATAAAATCTATGAATTCGTTAAATATCTATCTAGGTTTACTGAACCACTATAATTTGTTAAGACTTTTGTTTTtcgataaatattatatatgattgatgatagttataaaatattatcttataaaaatatcatttttttatattttaaacacactatttttaaaaatataaaatctataaCGTTATACTTAAAcgttatactttttaaaatattcaaatctgataaaaaaattatgaatttatactTAAACGTtatacaatttttctttctcttcttcgtcagCTTGTttacattcttccactgaataatcattcaaaatctcttttttacactaccacacaacttgttaaacAATCAATCTCTACGaccaaaatcattgcctctTTTCTCgttaaatttgtgcaattcatgaaaaccaaCATAGTCACCACatgcactcaattattgatactttcaccGTATACCTATTCGGTTTTAgattcacacatattaaaacttCTCAAATCAAAATCCTTAATACTACAAGATTGTaaattctcaaaccaaaatatttaatactataaaataataaattacatgGAAAGAAAGTAATAGGaacatatatatagctaattAAACATGTGTGCTTCTCGTCGacccttcttctttaaaccccaaaacttgactcaaacaacatcaaatctagGTTTTGAgacgtcaatccttctttcttatACCCAGAAATACTGAAAGAATATCAATTCATCTATAAAGTCAGACACAAAAACATGTATTAACGCTCATAAGATataaaaagcacaaacatagataaataagatatttttaagatatttgaaaattgaatatataatatttaacaatacttaaacttttaaaattttaatagagtttaaatattcataatattttaaactttatatgtagtttaaatatttataacatttttattttttcacgagTTAAATACTAATGATActtcaaatttttataatattttaaagtttctatggaagtatttatagtatttttaaacattctcttaagtttaaatatttataatacttgcatcttttaaaagttttgataattataatattttaaacttttcacctacatctaaagtttcaatattgttaaatttttaaactttttaaaatataataatattttgaaactttttagaagttttaatttgctAGGACGCATGATAAATCTAGCTTCTTGTTCATTCTTAGTTGAAAGATATTggtcttatttataatagtttccAGCCATCATCTaacttttctagccgatgtTGGACGTTttacatacacttatttataagtattttaatttaaaaattttacacaatttcaaaaatgttaaatattaagatGCTTGATCCCGATTGgtcatttaaaaaatcttaatattggcaattatgaaaatttaagaaaatgttAATCAATGAGATGTCGAATCCATATTGGTTATTTTAAATCATAGGTGGACaactttaggagcttatagctcctacttttatttaatatagatTTCTCAAGGGGTTGGTTCTCATCCCAAATAATGTCCGACCCAAGGTCTGCTTTAAAGCCCAAGTAGCAttttgagaagagataagaTTCTTCTCAAAAGTTGACTAAAGGTATTTTGTTCGTTTCACTGGACGAACCAACACAATATCTTATAAATACAGACGTACAACATTCGAGGAGGGCATCAAGGAAAATGCGAGAGAGACCATTAAAGGAAAACAACAAAGAATTAATAGACGAACAACTCGAGGTCCTCCAGTCTAGTTAGAATTCAATTTACTTTCTTTAAAGCTCGTCGAGCTAGCATTGTACATTGGTCTTTGACCAAGCTCCATCTCATCAATAAAGAGATCCTTGATATAAGTTTCCtaaaaacactttttaattGTGAACCGATcaa
Coding sequences within:
- the LOC104743921 gene encoding putative F-box protein At1g47765, whose amino-acid sequence is MEQQKEKKRKVSKRQRSTQSQSFPRDLTSEILLTLPEKSVARFRCVSKLWLSITTDPYFINVFKNRYRGLSLLICFIEDDKLFVSSIPQHQHSLQNSKRSYSCSQPIYRYHMEFPEGQSNFPPTKSVQGLICFNVSATPIVWNPSTRQLLTLTKPRLSWNDIAIFLGYDPVEGIHKVMCIPLKRSSDVCRVLTLGSAQEQEPWRTVKTCHKHRSEYHTTSGRCIKGVVYYIAYVYHKRVWVIMSFDVRYEKFDMMQLPSENISRVMMTYEGRLACVENCVTKYGKLIRKHGTRLYILEDAKKHKWLSKVVLAPGACFDDRLKIYYQLNGYTHDGEFVYVSSTFDKKGYILFCDPLRNSFRRFELKGIAEGVLKSRMYALYAFPNHVESQITLK